In a single window of the Anaerocolumna cellulosilytica genome:
- the fabD gene encoding ACP S-malonyltransferase — translation MNTAFLFPGQGTQFIGMGKYFYDNYSPAKEIFEEANNALGFDLKEMCFNGDINELSLTENAQPAILTVSYIMFRFFMDKFQFAPKYLAGHSLGEYVALTCAEAIPFAEAIKVVHQRGKFMQEAINGSTGKMLAIKRNDIDSTFIERECTKESIGDESVVISNYNSPNELVISGHAEAVSRVEAKVLSMGMNAVPLKVSAPFHSPLMKSAAIKMERVLEDCEFKIPRWPIISNVSALPYRYEDDIVEHMTAQMISPVRWQESMEYLENQDVTVVIEFGPKGILKKLTKENASKIDVYSFSIEEDIEKFTNLFESSWKERKLDFITKCIATAICTKNNNDIEEEYQKGFVEPYRAVKELEKNLRERNVDPESVQLQQALTMLESTFKTKQTPLDEQAERYEELFYSTGMLSFFSESTLPAVLKQQRG, via the coding sequence ATGAATACAGCATTTCTTTTTCCGGGACAGGGAACTCAATTTATAGGTATGGGTAAGTATTTCTATGATAACTACTCCCCAGCAAAGGAAATTTTTGAAGAAGCAAATAATGCGCTGGGGTTTGATTTGAAAGAAATGTGCTTTAACGGGGATATAAATGAATTATCACTTACTGAGAATGCACAACCAGCAATTTTAACTGTAAGCTATATTATGTTTAGGTTTTTTATGGACAAGTTCCAGTTTGCACCAAAATATCTGGCCGGACACTCTCTTGGTGAGTATGTAGCCCTGACATGTGCGGAAGCTATTCCCTTTGCAGAAGCAATAAAGGTTGTACACCAACGTGGAAAATTTATGCAGGAAGCGATAAACGGAAGTACTGGCAAGATGTTGGCTATTAAAAGAAATGACATTGACAGCACTTTTATTGAAAGAGAGTGTACGAAGGAGTCAATCGGTGACGAGTCGGTAGTTATTTCTAACTACAACTCCCCAAATGAACTGGTAATTTCGGGTCATGCGGAAGCGGTAAGTCGTGTTGAAGCTAAAGTTTTGAGTATGGGTATGAACGCAGTACCTCTCAAAGTTAGTGCACCTTTTCACAGCCCTTTGATGAAAAGTGCAGCTATAAAGATGGAGAGGGTTTTGGAGGATTGTGAGTTCAAGATACCTAGATGGCCTATTATATCAAATGTATCGGCACTACCTTACAGATATGAAGACGATATTGTCGAACATATGACCGCTCAGATGATAAGTCCGGTAAGATGGCAGGAGTCAATGGAGTATTTGGAAAATCAGGATGTAACGGTAGTTATAGAGTTTGGTCCTAAAGGTATTTTAAAAAAGCTTACAAAGGAAAACGCTTCTAAAATTGATGTTTATTCGTTCAGTATTGAAGAGGATATTGAAAAATTCACCAATCTTTTTGAGTCAAGCTGGAAGGAACGTAAACTAGATTTTATAACAAAGTGTATTGCAACTGCTATATGTACTAAAAACAATAATGATATTGAAGAAGAATATCAAAAAGGCTTTGTTGAGCCCTACAGAGCTGTGAAGGAACTTGAAAAAAATCTCAGAGAACGAAATGTAGATCCCGAATCTGTGCAATTACAACAAGCTCTGACCATGCTTGAATCTACATTTAAAACGAAACAAACTCCTTTAGATGAACAGGCTGAAAGGTATGAAGAACTGTTTTACAGTACAGGCATGCTGTCTTTCTTTTCTGAATCCACACTACCTGCTGTTTTAAAACAACAAAGAGGTTGA
- a CDS encoding type I polyketide synthase: protein MDDFYEAYKYILEGVKSKQIDKRIGASIIHALQENASAGQKDIAIIGMSGRFPRARNLEEFWDNIIKNGADAVGRFPKSRMADITPILHRIDNAEKVEYRCGAYLEDINNFDYQFFQMSLREAKLMDPNQRIFLQTAWEAIEDAGYGGKCLTGSSTGIYLGYSSDMNIEYKSAIHLAQSDMEGLALAGNIKSIIASRLAYILDLRGPSMLIDTACSSSLVAVHAACQAIRNKECDQAVTGSIKICLAPFLYDDEASGVQILSLDGRAKTFDDNADGTGLGEGVAAIMLKRLDKALSDGDRIYAVIKGSAVNQDGSSIGITAPNPLAQEQVILKAWEDAGINPSSISYIEAHGTGTPLGDPIEIDAISSAFRKYTEKKQFCAVSSVKTNIGHLDNASGIAGLIKVVLALQNRKLPATINYRKPNRNINFEESSVYINDKTSEWEVKEHPRRAGVSSFGLSGTNCHMVLEEAPDTKIQAKNVASTDSAYILALSAKSLESLNSLIGEYLNFLKHSGHISMGDLCYTANTGRGHYSHRLVLMFDNKDMLMKSLEGLQIIGELNDDERGLFYKEHKVVRVKDNLINIEGITEAEKFALTTVANDKIKRLMYDGNVKSSEILKELCKLYINGAEINWTDFFKNKMFKRIKIPFYPFLKQRVWLDTGICSDKNKADTNRNTSWNNFYKMSWRKCPLSVSEPSMLIGTTLVFYKEKNSFIERLIKYIEALGSKCVVISMINDSFQTTIHGYSISSKAEHYIKLMNTLSQHNINNILFTDIKENEVFETGSYKEELAVIDNENTYNLFYLTKSLLEAGLTSRIKMLVLSNNAYKVKDEVIIRPDSASLFGFARVIKNEYPNLMCKCIDISESTELRDILRELNTDELQSQVIYRNGERYIEELDILDLDLLENAKIQIREQGVYIITGGVGGIGLEIAKYLSSQNKVKLAMINRTAFPLDIEWEEILRLKKDEKICRKIEKLKEIQSFGSEVRLHCADVSDENAMREVIYAVRAEWGRINGVIHCAGIAGKDFIFRKNESQFAEVLKPKVAGTLILDKLTCRDELDLFVLFSSNSSFLAEAGQGDYAAANSFMDAYSIYRRLKGKRTITINWPAWKEIGMALDYGVNKDGAFKAITTGDAITAFAKVLEKDVSNVIVAELNCENISLNDLDTISVSERVKLLINNERVLNQKAMDSISTHSKTSTPVEMKGRKNSEYNEAESIIAQIWGDVLEMKEVNIYESFHDLGGDSISASILVQKINKEYPNVLNVVDIYTYPTVVQMAEFVAATLQQNKNKKNEIIFSEEDSLMNTLRSLRTGEVSLDESLEILNKEWYDD, encoded by the coding sequence ATGGATGACTTTTATGAAGCATATAAATATATTTTAGAAGGAGTAAAGTCAAAGCAGATAGATAAAAGAATAGGAGCTAGTATTATACATGCATTGCAGGAAAATGCAAGTGCAGGACAAAAGGACATAGCTATTATAGGAATGTCAGGTAGGTTCCCACGTGCACGAAATCTCGAGGAATTTTGGGACAATATAATAAAAAACGGTGCAGATGCTGTAGGGAGATTTCCTAAATCCAGAATGGCAGATATAACTCCTATTTTGCATCGTATTGATAATGCTGAAAAGGTAGAGTATAGATGTGGTGCATACCTTGAAGATATTAATAATTTTGACTACCAGTTTTTTCAAATGTCTTTAAGAGAAGCAAAATTGATGGATCCTAACCAAAGGATATTTCTGCAAACGGCATGGGAAGCGATTGAAGATGCAGGTTATGGTGGTAAATGTTTGACTGGAAGTTCAACAGGTATATATTTGGGCTATAGCTCAGATATGAATATTGAATATAAAAGTGCTATCCATCTTGCTCAGTCAGATATGGAGGGACTGGCATTGGCAGGGAACATTAAATCAATAATCGCAAGCCGGTTGGCATATATTCTTGATTTAAGAGGTCCCAGCATGCTAATTGATACTGCTTGCTCATCGTCACTGGTTGCGGTACATGCGGCATGTCAAGCTATTAGAAACAAGGAGTGTGATCAGGCTGTTACCGGAAGTATAAAGATATGTCTTGCTCCATTTTTGTATGATGATGAGGCAAGTGGTGTACAGATACTTTCTTTAGATGGAAGGGCTAAAACCTTTGATGATAATGCAGATGGGACGGGTCTTGGGGAAGGTGTGGCTGCTATTATGCTTAAGAGACTTGATAAGGCTCTTAGTGATGGCGACCGGATATATGCTGTTATTAAAGGAAGTGCTGTAAATCAGGATGGCAGTTCTATAGGTATAACCGCTCCAAACCCATTAGCTCAGGAACAGGTCATATTAAAAGCATGGGAAGATGCCGGTATAAATCCATCATCTATTTCATACATTGAAGCTCATGGTACAGGTACCCCATTGGGAGATCCTATTGAAATTGATGCAATTAGTAGTGCATTTAGAAAATATACTGAAAAAAAGCAGTTTTGTGCCGTTAGCTCAGTCAAGACCAATATAGGGCATCTTGATAATGCGTCAGGGATAGCAGGATTGATTAAAGTTGTACTAGCACTACAAAATAGAAAATTACCTGCAACAATAAATTACAGGAAGCCGAACAGAAATATTAATTTTGAAGAATCATCAGTTTATATAAATGATAAAACAAGCGAATGGGAAGTAAAGGAGCATCCGAGAAGAGCAGGTGTCAGTTCATTCGGTCTAAGCGGAACAAATTGCCATATGGTTTTGGAAGAAGCTCCAGACACCAAGATACAGGCTAAAAATGTCGCATCTACAGACAGTGCATATATTCTGGCATTATCTGCTAAAAGTTTGGAATCACTAAATAGTTTGATAGGTGAATATCTAAACTTTCTAAAGCACTCTGGTCACATAAGTATGGGTGATTTGTGCTATACAGCTAATACTGGAAGAGGACATTATAGTCATAGGCTGGTATTGATGTTTGACAACAAAGACATGCTTATGAAGAGTTTAGAGGGTTTGCAAATAATAGGTGAGCTGAATGACGATGAAAGAGGTTTATTCTATAAGGAACACAAAGTTGTAAGGGTAAAGGACAACCTGATAAATATTGAAGGCATAACGGAAGCGGAGAAATTTGCATTAACCACTGTGGCCAATGATAAAATTAAGAGGTTAATGTATGATGGTAATGTTAAGAGCAGTGAAATTTTAAAGGAGTTATGCAAACTATATATAAATGGTGCTGAAATAAATTGGACAGACTTTTTTAAGAATAAAATGTTTAAAAGAATTAAAATTCCATTCTACCCATTTTTAAAGCAAAGAGTATGGCTTGATACAGGTATATGTTCAGATAAAAACAAAGCAGACACAAATAGAAATACTTCATGGAATAACTTTTATAAGATGTCATGGAGAAAATGCCCCCTTTCAGTAAGTGAGCCGAGTATGCTAATAGGTACTACATTAGTGTTTTACAAAGAAAAAAACAGTTTTATTGAAAGGCTAATAAAATATATTGAAGCTCTGGGTTCAAAATGCGTAGTAATTTCCATGATAAACGATTCCTTTCAGACAACTATACATGGGTATTCTATTAGCTCTAAAGCAGAACATTACATAAAACTTATGAACACATTAAGTCAACATAACATTAATAATATCTTATTTACTGATATTAAAGAGAATGAAGTATTTGAAACAGGAAGCTACAAAGAGGAGCTTGCTGTAATAGATAACGAAAATACGTATAACCTTTTTTATCTAACAAAAAGTCTACTAGAGGCTGGACTTACCAGTAGAATCAAAATGCTGGTTCTTTCCAATAATGCTTACAAGGTCAAAGATGAAGTGATAATCCGCCCGGATAGTGCATCATTATTTGGTTTTGCAAGGGTCATAAAGAACGAGTACCCAAACTTAATGTGTAAGTGTATTGATATCTCAGAAAGTACAGAACTTAGAGATATATTAAGAGAATTGAATACTGATGAATTACAATCGCAAGTGATATACAGAAATGGAGAACGATATATTGAAGAACTTGATATTCTTGACTTGGACTTGTTAGAAAATGCTAAGATACAAATCAGAGAGCAAGGAGTTTATATAATCACAGGAGGGGTTGGAGGCATTGGGCTTGAAATAGCAAAATACCTTTCATCTCAGAATAAAGTGAAGCTCGCGATGATTAATCGGACAGCTTTCCCATTGGATATTGAATGGGAGGAGATACTTCGATTGAAGAAGGATGAAAAAATATGCAGGAAGATAGAGAAGTTAAAAGAAATACAAAGCTTTGGATCTGAAGTTAGATTGCATTGTGCAGATGTTTCTGATGAAAATGCTATGCGGGAAGTAATTTATGCAGTTAGAGCTGAATGGGGGAGGATAAATGGGGTCATACATTGTGCAGGAATCGCAGGAAAAGATTTTATTTTTAGAAAAAATGAATCTCAGTTTGCAGAAGTTTTGAAACCAAAAGTTGCAGGAACATTAATTTTGGATAAACTTACCTGTAGGGATGAATTGGACTTATTTGTATTATTTTCTTCAAATAGCTCATTTCTTGCGGAAGCAGGACAAGGGGATTATGCAGCAGCAAACAGTTTTATGGATGCTTACTCTATTTACAGGAGACTGAAAGGGAAAAGGACAATAACAATTAACTGGCCTGCTTGGAAGGAAATTGGAATGGCACTAGACTACGGGGTAAACAAGGATGGTGCTTTTAAAGCAATAACTACTGGTGATGCAATAACAGCATTTGCCAAGGTGCTGGAAAAAGATGTTAGCAATGTAATTGTAGCTGAATTAAATTGTGAAAATATTAGTCTTAACGATTTGGATACTATAAGTGTTTCAGAAAGAGTCAAATTACTTATCAACAATGAAAGAGTATTGAATCAGAAGGCTATGGATAGTATATCAACTCATAGTAAAACTTCTACACCTGTAGAGATGAAGGGGAGAAAGAATAGCGAGTACAATGAAGCAGAAAGCATTATAGCCCAAATTTGGGGAGATGTACTAGAAATGAAGGAAGTTAATATATATGAGTCTTTTCATGATCTTGGGGGAGATTCCATATCAGCAAGTATTCTTGTACAAAAAATTAATAAGGAATATCCGAATGTCCTGAATGTAGTAGATATATATACATATCCTACTGTAGTACAGATGGCAGAATTTGTTGCTGCAACTCTTCAGCAGAACAAAAATAAGAAGAATGAAATAATTTTTAGTGAAGAAGATAGCTTGATGAATACACTTAGGAGCTTGAGAACAGGAGAGGTATCTCTGGATGAGTCATTGGAAATATTGAATAAGGAGTGGTATGATGATTAA